The Pseudonocardia broussonetiae DNA segment GCGTGCGGGCCGTGGACGCCGAGCCTCCCGCCTGGTTCGCCATGGAGTTCGCCCGCGGCGGCGCGGCGGAGCCGATCCTGCTCGTGGACGCCGAGACCGCGCCCGCGCTGGCCCGCACCCGCATGCTGGTGGCGGCGAGGGTGCTCGGCGCCCTGCACGCCGTGCCGCTCGACGCGGTGGAGCACGCGGTCGCCGCGAGCGGTCGCGACGTGCCGCCCGCGGCGGGCGCGGGTGCCGAGGTCGACCGGTGGGCGCAGACGATGCAGGCGGTCCCGGAGGACCTCCGGCCCGGTGGTGCCGCCCTGGTCGAGGAGCTGCTCACCACCGTGCCCGGGCCGGTGCCCGCGGTCGTCGTGCACGGGGACTTCCGGTTGGGCAACCTCCTGTTCGAGGGCGCGGACCCGGTCGCGCTGGTGGACTGGGAGATCTGGGGCGTCGGCGATCCCCGGGTGGACCTCGGCTGGTTCGGCGTGTTCACCGACGGCCGGCTGTTCCCGGGATCGGGCCGGGTCGTCGAGGGCCTGCCGACCGAGCGCGAGCTGGGCGAGGCCTACCGCGAGGCCCGCGGCGAGGACGGCGGCACCACCGCCGACGCCGCCTGGTTCAGTGCCCTGGGCCGGATGAAGATGGCCGCGATCATGGGGCACAACCTCCTGCGGCACCGGACCGGGGCGCACCACGATCCCGTGCAGGAACAGCTGCCGCCCGCCATCGCCGCGTTGATCGCCGACGGTCGACGGCTCCTGGCGGAGGGCCTCCGATGACGGGGACCGCCGCATCGGTCGACCCGGCCGGACTGTTCGACCTGACCGGGCGCACCGCGCTCGTCACCGGGGCGTCGTCCGGACTGGGGGAGCGGTTCGCCCGGGTGCTCGCCGCGGCAGGGGCGACGGTGTGGGCCACCGCCCGTCGCAAGGAGCGCCTGGAGCGGCTGGCCGCGGAGGTCACGGGGGTGCGCCCGGTGCCGTGCGACGTGTCGTCGGAGGCGGACCGGGCGGCGCTGGTCGAGCGGGTGGTCGAGGCGACCGGGCCGCTGGACGTGCTGGTCAACAACGCGGGGACCGGCAGTCCGGCGAAGCCGCACGCCGAGTCGTCGAGC contains these protein-coding regions:
- a CDS encoding phosphotransferase family protein, with product MTETAVDAVVDADPVLATRVRHALGLPPADRLAVLEGGRSGLTYEIGTGADRCVVKAVPPGRRARGRNDVLHQAAILTALAGSAVPVPGVRAVDAEPPAWFAMEFARGGAAEPILLVDAETAPALARTRMLVAARVLGALHAVPLDAVEHAVAASGRDVPPAAGAGAEVDRWAQTMQAVPEDLRPGGAALVEELLTTVPGPVPAVVVHGDFRLGNLLFEGADPVALVDWEIWGVGDPRVDLGWFGVFTDGRLFPGSGRVVEGLPTERELGEAYREARGEDGGTTADAAWFSALGRMKMAAIMGHNLLRHRTGAHHDPVQEQLPPAIAALIADGRRLLAEGLR